One genomic window of Desulfuromonas sp. AOP6 includes the following:
- a CDS encoding hydrogenase: MLKIIAERFRQGYRTGKYPKEEPVLPERFRGLPRLQPELCPSGCEDCLRGCPYGAVKRQEGKVAVDMGLCLFCADCTACTHGGLSFCRDYRLASRRREGLVVDGDVYPLAEALDARMKKLFGRSLKLRQVSAGGCNACEADLNVLGTLVFDLGRFGIQFVASPRHADGILVTGPVTENMKSALLDTYAAVPEPKLVIASGACAIGGGPFRGSPECHNGLGDLLPVDLYIPGCPPHPYTALDGLLRLLGRL, from the coding sequence ATGCTGAAAATTATTGCCGAACGCTTTCGTCAGGGCTATCGAACGGGCAAGTATCCCAAGGAAGAGCCGGTGCTGCCGGAGCGTTTTCGTGGTCTGCCCCGCCTGCAGCCGGAACTTTGCCCGTCGGGCTGTGAAGACTGCCTGCGTGGCTGTCCCTATGGCGCCGTGAAACGGCAGGAGGGCAAAGTAGCAGTCGATATGGGGCTCTGCCTCTTCTGCGCCGACTGTACGGCCTGCACTCATGGCGGCCTCTCCTTCTGCCGCGATTATCGACTGGCGTCTCGCCGCCGTGAAGGGCTGGTGGTCGATGGGGACGTTTACCCGCTGGCGGAAGCCCTCGACGCCCGCATGAAAAAACTGTTCGGGCGCTCTCTGAAGCTGCGCCAGGTCTCCGCCGGCGGCTGCAACGCCTGCGAAGCCGACCTCAACGTGCTCGGCACCCTGGTCTTTGACTTGGGCCGTTTCGGCATCCAGTTCGTCGCCTCGCCGCGCCATGCCGACGGCATTCTGGTCACCGGGCCGGTCACTGAAAACATGAAGAGCGCCCTGCTCGACACCTACGCCGCCGTGCCCGAGCCGAAGCTGGTCATCGCCTCCGGCGCCTGTGCCATTGGCGGCGGCCCTTTCCGCGGCAGTCCCGAGTGTCACAACGGCCTCGGTGATCTGCTCCCCGTCGACCTCTATATCCCCGGTTGTCCGCCGCACCCCTACACGGCGCTGGACGGTTTGCTGCGCCTGCTTGGCCGCCTGTGA
- a CDS encoding proton-conducting transporter membrane subunit: MNLLLLALLIFVASAFAALLSFCRPRLTTSLGAVGLVAGSLAGLAAALTTLRSATPQSWELAWGVPGGHLLLSLDPLAAFFLLPMCLVALLCALYAPGYLQGHAHPAALGPHWFFLNLMVAAMMLVVVSANAVLFLMAWEVMTLTSFFLVAFEHRQAEVREAAWLYLVVAHLGLVLLLAFFVAAGTICGSFDFADFTGLAQLSSKTTGLLYVAALAGFGIKAGLFPLHVWLPDAHPAAPSHVSALMSGVLVKVGIYGILRAGSFLPSALPLAGVVLMALGGAGALYGIVMANFQRDIKRCLAYSTMENVGIIFLGLGLGFFAQANGHPTLALFGFAGGLLHIWNHALFKGLLFLGAGSVLQATGTRDMDQLGGLLKRMPWTGGLLLGGCLAIAALPPFNGLVSEWLIYLGLLQEGVLDAGFSGLLSLLLVGLLGLVGALAVLAFTRLAGIVLLGSPRSLPAEQARESSLSLLGPMGVLLAGCLLVGVFPQGALSLLALPLEQLVPGGQAALAPVLLRVGKLGQFHGLIGLSLLVIAALLLWLRHHRPVARRGTWSCGFAFSSSRVEYTGEAYAELTQSHLVPHLLAPQVNRPLLRGVFPGRIGLSQQSLDPVLTRLFLPGIARVTHWCVRLRWLQQGRLHVYLLYIFMACTLLLAWGVWAGRGVP; encoded by the coding sequence ATGAATCTGCTGCTGCTGGCTCTTTTGATTTTCGTCGCCTCGGCGTTTGCTGCCCTGCTCAGCTTTTGTCGACCACGGCTGACCACCAGCCTCGGTGCAGTCGGGCTGGTGGCTGGATCCCTGGCCGGGCTGGCGGCCGCCCTCACGACTCTGCGCAGTGCCACACCGCAATCCTGGGAGCTGGCCTGGGGAGTGCCCGGTGGTCACCTGCTCCTCTCTCTTGATCCCCTCGCTGCCTTTTTTCTGTTGCCCATGTGCCTTGTGGCCCTGCTCTGCGCCTTGTACGCACCGGGATATCTGCAGGGACACGCCCACCCGGCCGCCCTGGGGCCGCACTGGTTTTTTCTCAATCTTATGGTTGCGGCCATGATGCTGGTGGTTGTTTCCGCCAATGCGGTGCTCTTCCTCATGGCCTGGGAGGTCATGACGCTGACCTCTTTTTTCCTGGTGGCCTTCGAGCATCGTCAGGCCGAGGTGAGGGAGGCGGCTTGGCTTTATCTGGTTGTTGCCCATCTGGGACTGGTGCTGCTGCTGGCCTTTTTTGTGGCGGCCGGCACCATTTGCGGCAGTTTCGATTTCGCGGACTTTACCGGCCTGGCGCAGCTCTCCTCCAAGACTACCGGCTTGCTGTATGTTGCTGCCCTGGCCGGTTTCGGTATCAAGGCCGGTCTCTTTCCCCTGCATGTCTGGCTGCCCGATGCCCATCCCGCCGCTCCCAGCCATGTTTCGGCCCTGATGTCGGGGGTACTGGTGAAAGTGGGTATCTACGGCATCCTGCGGGCCGGCAGCTTTTTGCCGTCGGCGTTGCCGCTGGCCGGCGTCGTGCTCATGGCCCTGGGTGGGGCCGGGGCCCTCTATGGCATTGTCATGGCCAATTTTCAGAGGGATATCAAACGGTGTCTGGCCTACTCGACCATGGAGAATGTGGGGATCATCTTTCTCGGCCTGGGCCTGGGCTTTTTCGCGCAGGCCAACGGGCATCCCACGCTGGCCCTCTTCGGGTTTGCCGGCGGCCTGCTGCACATCTGGAATCATGCCCTCTTCAAGGGGCTGCTCTTTCTGGGCGCCGGCAGCGTTCTGCAGGCCACGGGAACGCGGGATATGGATCAGCTCGGCGGCTTGCTCAAGCGCATGCCCTGGACGGGCGGCCTCTTGCTCGGCGGCTGTCTGGCCATCGCCGCCCTGCCGCCCTTCAACGGCCTGGTGAGTGAATGGCTCATCTACCTGGGGCTGCTGCAGGAAGGCGTGCTGGATGCCGGTTTCAGTGGCCTGCTCTCCCTGCTGCTGGTCGGTCTGCTCGGCCTGGTCGGCGCCCTGGCCGTGCTGGCCTTTACCCGTCTGGCCGGGATTGTTCTGCTGGGCAGCCCCCGCAGTCTGCCCGCCGAGCAGGCACGGGAGTCTTCCCTGTCCCTGCTGGGCCCTATGGGAGTGCTGCTGGCCGGCTGTCTTTTGGTCGGCGTGTTCCCTCAGGGCGCCTTGTCTCTGTTGGCCTTGCCCCTTGAGCAGCTCGTTCCCGGCGGTCAGGCGGCCCTGGCCCCGGTGCTGTTGCGCGTGGGGAAACTGGGTCAGTTCCACGGTCTCATCGGGCTCAGCCTTCTGGTTATCGCCGCCCTCCTTCTCTGGCTCCGTCATCACCGGCCTGTCGCTCGTCGCGGGACCTGGAGCTGCGGCTTTGCCTTTTCCTCGTCCCGGGTCGAGTACACGGGTGAGGCCTATGCCGAGCTCACCCAGAGCCACCTGGTTCCTCACCTCCTCGCTCCGCAGGTAAATCGCCCGCTGTTGCGAGGGGTTTTTCCAGGGCGCATAGGCCTAAGCCAGCAGTCCCTCGACCCGGTACTGACCCGTCTGTTCCTGCCCGGCATCGCCAGGGTGACCCACTGGTGCGTGCGTCTTCGCTGGCTGCAGCAGGGGCGACTGCATGTCTATCTGCTCTATATTTTCATGGCCTGTACCCTGTTGCTGGCCTGGGGTGTCTGGGCCGGGAGGGGGGTGCCATGA
- a CDS encoding GSU3128 family (seleno)protein: MKVRKKILDYEYEEVIDVKHRELIRVACAVAVGCPDULKKHFAVAKEAGASEAELKEAMAYGIIAPSGRAKNFTLRMQEELEF; the protein is encoded by the coding sequence ATGAAAGTCCGTAAAAAAATTCTGGATTACGAGTACGAAGAAGTCATCGACGTCAAACACCGCGAACTGATCCGGGTGGCCTGCGCCGTGGCCGTCGGCTGCCCCGACTGACTGAAGAAGCACTTCGCGGTCGCGAAGGAAGCAGGAGCCAGCGAGGCGGAACTCAAGGAGGCCATGGCCTACGGCATCATCGCGCCCTCAGGGCGGGCCAAAAACTTCACCCTGCGCATGCAGGAAGAACTCGAATTCTGA
- a CDS encoding PTS sugar transporter subunit IIA produces MNVSVKDAAKLLSVSEKTIYRWIKQEIVPAYKVHESYRFNRAELLEWATSRRMGISPELLSEPEGDALPLPRLTEAMEAGGIFYRLEGKSRDEVLADVVEHLRLPDEVDRDYLCRVLIAREKLASTGIGEGIALPHPRNPSLLHVTRPTVTLCFLEQPVDFYALDGIPVQILFTLIAPTLRAHLHLLSLLGFVLHDHAFRKTLTEQGSREEIFAALGRAEDCCQK; encoded by the coding sequence ATGAACGTTTCTGTTAAAGACGCCGCCAAGTTGCTGTCGGTCTCCGAAAAGACCATCTATCGCTGGATCAAGCAGGAGATCGTGCCGGCCTACAAGGTCCATGAGAGTTATCGCTTTAATCGGGCCGAGCTGCTGGAATGGGCGACGTCGCGGCGCATGGGCATATCGCCCGAACTGTTGTCCGAGCCGGAAGGCGATGCCCTGCCGCTGCCGCGCCTGACCGAGGCGATGGAGGCCGGGGGAATCTTCTACCGCCTGGAGGGGAAAAGTCGGGACGAGGTGCTGGCTGATGTGGTGGAACATCTGCGACTGCCCGATGAGGTCGATCGCGATTACCTGTGCCGGGTGCTCATCGCTCGCGAAAAGCTGGCTTCCACCGGCATTGGCGAAGGGATCGCCCTGCCGCATCCGCGCAATCCGTCGTTGCTGCATGTCACCCGACCGACGGTGACATTGTGCTTTCTTGAGCAGCCGGTAGATTTTTACGCCCTCGACGGCATCCCCGTCCAGATTCTGTTTACCCTGATCGCCCCCACACTGCGCGCGCATCTGCATCTCCTTTCTCTCCTCGGCTTTGTTCTGCATGACCACGCCTTCCGCAAGACCCTGACGGAACAGGGGAGCCGGGAGGAGATTTTTGCGGCGCTGGGCCGGGCTGAGGACTGTTGCCAAAAATGA
- a CDS encoding proton-conducting transporter membrane subunit, whose translation MLMLLILFPLALAALAVALPSFRVRSWLLPVSGVLHFALAVTVVSQAPSLPTPWLGLDALSQLVLLVTSLLYLACSIYAVEYLNLHAERGNRLMVACLLVFLAAMTLAVAARHLGLLWVAVETTTIASAPLIYYNRNRLSIEATWKYLILCSVGIALAMVGILFVAYAALGNGVPVSLQLDDLLAAGPNLAQPWLHAGFVFLLVGFGTKMGLAPLHSWKPDAYGEAPGLVGALLAGGLTSVAFLAILRGVQLMGAAGDLALARQMLLGMGLLSLLLAAIFIVRQGDIKRLLAYSSVEHMGLLAVGVGIGGLATFGALLHLVNNAMTKGCLFLCAGNIHRAFASKRLQDVRGALSVLPVSSAIFLAGFLAITGSPPFGPFLSEFTMLRGMFASGQMWVGATVLVLLAVIFIGMGATVLAVTQGEAEVEQVHFRDRLPLVAPPLFLLLVVLVLGLYLPEPLQRLLRDAAALLEVNA comes from the coding sequence ATGCTGATGTTGCTGATTCTCTTTCCTCTGGCCTTGGCCGCCCTGGCCGTGGCGCTACCCTCTTTCCGGGTGCGAAGCTGGCTGCTGCCGGTCAGTGGCGTCCTTCACTTCGCGCTGGCCGTCACCGTGGTCAGTCAGGCTCCCTCTTTGCCGACTCCCTGGCTCGGCCTCGATGCCCTCTCCCAGCTTGTCCTGCTGGTGACCAGTCTGCTCTACCTGGCCTGTTCCATCTACGCCGTCGAATACCTCAACCTGCATGCGGAGCGGGGGAACCGCCTGATGGTCGCCTGCCTGCTGGTCTTTCTCGCGGCCATGACGCTGGCCGTGGCGGCCCGCCATCTCGGTCTGCTGTGGGTGGCGGTGGAGACGACCACCATCGCCAGCGCCCCACTGATCTATTACAATCGCAACCGCCTTTCCATCGAAGCGACCTGGAAATATCTCATTCTCTGCTCGGTAGGCATCGCGCTGGCCATGGTCGGTATCCTCTTTGTAGCCTATGCGGCTCTCGGTAACGGCGTGCCGGTCAGTCTGCAGCTCGATGACCTGCTGGCGGCGGGGCCGAATCTGGCCCAGCCTTGGCTGCATGCCGGTTTCGTCTTTCTGCTGGTCGGCTTCGGCACCAAGATGGGGCTGGCGCCTCTGCACAGCTGGAAGCCCGATGCCTACGGCGAGGCGCCTGGTCTGGTTGGCGCCCTGCTGGCCGGCGGTCTGACCTCTGTGGCTTTTCTCGCCATCCTGCGCGGGGTGCAGTTAATGGGAGCGGCCGGCGATCTGGCCCTGGCCCGGCAGATGCTGCTCGGCATGGGCCTGCTCTCCCTGCTGCTGGCGGCCATTTTCATTGTCCGGCAGGGCGATATCAAACGTCTGCTCGCCTATTCGAGCGTCGAGCACATGGGGCTGCTGGCCGTGGGGGTCGGTATCGGCGGCCTGGCCACTTTCGGCGCCCTGCTGCATCTGGTCAACAATGCCATGACCAAGGGCTGTCTCTTCCTCTGTGCCGGCAATATTCATCGGGCCTTTGCCAGCAAGCGCCTGCAGGATGTGCGGGGCGCGCTGTCGGTATTGCCCGTCTCCAGCGCCATCTTTCTGGCCGGCTTTCTGGCGATTACCGGCTCGCCCCCCTTCGGCCCCTTTCTCAGCGAGTTCACCATGCTGCGCGGCATGTTCGCCAGCGGTCAGATGTGGGTCGGCGCTACGGTGCTGGTGCTGCTGGCCGTCATCTTTATCGGTATGGGGGCCACGGTGCTGGCCGTGACTCAGGGGGAGGCGGAGGTGGAGCAGGTTCATTTCCGGGACCGGCTGCCGCTGGTGGCGCCGCCGCTCTTTCTGCTGCTGGTCGTGCTGGTGCTGGGACTCTACCTGCCCGAACCCCTGCAGCGCCTGCTGCGGGACGCTGCCGCCCTGCTGGAGGTGAACGCATGA
- a CDS encoding NADH-quinone oxidoreductase subunit H, with protein sequence MFVNVLVHLVLLLLFAPLLQGVINRTKALFAGRRGAPLLQPYYDLARLWRKGFVLSHTTTWVFLAGPVVGLAVPILASLLLPFGALPAPISFQGDLILFVYLFGLSRFFVASAALDTGSSFEGMGAAREVTFSCLAEPTLLFSLIVLARLADGLSLGALLGAGLGSSWTVASASLGLITVCLFVVLLVENSRIPFDDPNTHLELTMIHEVMVLDHSGPAFGMVLYGAALKLMVLGSLVVRLALPFETGSPLLDGGVYLGGLLLLAVLIGVVESTMARLRLVRVPQVLIGTMLISIFALVLVLR encoded by the coding sequence ATGTTTGTCAATGTTCTGGTCCACCTGGTGCTTCTGCTGCTGTTTGCGCCTCTGCTGCAGGGGGTGATCAACCGCACCAAGGCTCTGTTCGCCGGCCGGCGGGGAGCACCCCTGCTGCAACCCTACTATGACCTGGCCCGCCTGTGGCGCAAGGGGTTCGTCCTGAGCCACACGACGACCTGGGTCTTTCTGGCCGGGCCGGTGGTCGGGCTGGCCGTGCCGATTCTGGCCTCGCTTCTGCTCCCCTTCGGCGCCCTGCCCGCGCCCATCTCTTTCCAGGGAGATTTGATCCTCTTTGTCTATCTCTTCGGGCTGTCCCGTTTTTTTGTGGCCTCGGCGGCCCTGGATACGGGTTCGAGTTTCGAGGGGATGGGGGCAGCGCGCGAGGTGACCTTTTCCTGTCTCGCCGAACCGACCCTGCTCTTTTCCCTGATTGTGCTCGCCCGTCTGGCCGATGGCCTTTCCCTCGGGGCTTTGCTTGGGGCCGGCCTGGGTTCCTCCTGGACGGTGGCGTCGGCTTCGCTGGGGCTGATCACCGTCTGCCTCTTTGTCGTGCTGCTGGTGGAGAATTCCCGCATTCCCTTCGACGACCCCAATACCCACCTTGAGCTGACGATGATCCACGAGGTCATGGTGCTTGATCACAGCGGCCCGGCTTTCGGCATGGTCCTGTACGGCGCCGCCCTCAAACTGATGGTGCTGGGCTCTCTTGTCGTCCGTTTGGCTTTGCCCTTTGAGACGGGCAGCCCGCTGCTGGACGGGGGCGTCTACCTCGGTGGCCTGCTGCTGCTGGCCGTGCTGATCGGCGTGGTGGAGTCGACCATGGCCCGCCTGCGCCTGGTGCGCGTACCCCAGGTGCTCATCGGCACCATGCTGATCTCCATATTTGCCCTGGTGCTGGTGCTTCGTTAG
- a CDS encoding NADH-quinone oxidoreductase subunit C: MMPIVKNGGTVQLNEIPVLDYEVFGSRLKADLEQQGRVSAYFGRLAADGAVELFALVAHDWKGELHLLRSRVGSRFPSLTPEIPQLHLFEREFAEQFGVLPEGHPWFKPVRFHSSWVPGRDAWGRAGSAHPVPGDMEFYRVEGEEVHEVAVGPVHAGVIEPGHFRFQCHGEKVMHLEISLGFQHRGLEALLRGGPHASTLHQLEAAAGDTTIGHATAYCQVLEALGGCPVPPRGQVLRAVALELERLANHVGDIGALAGDVGFLPTASFCGRIRGDYLNLSAELCGSRFGRGMIRPGGVGFDAEPVLVAHLLQRLAVIARDTRGAIELFFDSPSALARLEGTGKVATEDAESLGLVGMAARSCGLAIDSRIHHPAGAYVDDFDHVVLEEGGDVFARAHVRRREIYDSLRQIRYWLSRLPDGAARAEMAPLAADSLAVSLTEGWRGEIVHVALTDAAGRFSRYKVVDPSFRNWNGLAMALREEQISDFPLCNKSFNLSYCGFDL; this comes from the coding sequence ATGATGCCCATCGTGAAAAATGGCGGGACTGTACAGTTGAATGAGATCCCCGTTCTCGACTACGAGGTTTTCGGCTCCCGGTTGAAGGCCGATCTCGAACAGCAGGGGAGGGTGTCGGCCTACTTCGGGCGTTTGGCGGCGGACGGCGCGGTGGAACTCTTTGCCCTGGTGGCTCACGACTGGAAGGGGGAGCTGCATCTGCTACGGTCGCGGGTCGGCAGTCGTTTCCCCTCCCTGACTCCGGAAATTCCCCAGCTGCACCTCTTTGAGCGGGAATTCGCCGAACAGTTCGGCGTGCTGCCGGAAGGGCACCCCTGGTTCAAGCCGGTGCGCTTCCATTCATCCTGGGTGCCCGGACGGGATGCCTGGGGGCGGGCGGGGAGCGCTCATCCCGTGCCGGGGGATATGGAGTTCTACCGGGTCGAAGGGGAAGAGGTGCACGAAGTCGCCGTCGGGCCGGTGCATGCCGGGGTGATCGAGCCGGGGCATTTTCGCTTTCAGTGTCATGGCGAAAAGGTCATGCATCTGGAGATCTCCCTCGGCTTTCAGCATCGGGGACTCGAAGCCCTTCTGCGTGGTGGCCCTCATGCCAGTACCCTGCACCAGCTGGAGGCGGCGGCTGGGGACACCACCATCGGCCACGCCACCGCGTACTGCCAGGTGCTGGAGGCGTTGGGCGGCTGCCCGGTGCCGCCGCGAGGGCAGGTGCTGCGGGCGGTGGCGCTGGAGTTGGAGCGCCTGGCCAACCATGTCGGCGACATCGGCGCTCTCGCCGGGGATGTAGGCTTTCTGCCGACGGCGAGCTTCTGCGGCCGCATCCGCGGCGACTATCTCAACTTGAGCGCCGAACTGTGCGGCAGTCGCTTCGGGCGCGGGATGATCCGTCCCGGCGGGGTCGGATTCGACGCGGAGCCGGTGCTGGTCGCCCATCTTTTGCAGCGTCTGGCGGTGATCGCGCGCGATACGCGCGGGGCGATCGAACTCTTCTTCGATAGTCCCTCGGCGCTGGCCCGACTGGAGGGGACGGGGAAGGTCGCCACCGAGGACGCCGAGTCCCTCGGCCTCGTGGGCATGGCGGCCCGCTCCTGCGGGTTGGCCATCGACTCCCGTATCCATCATCCTGCCGGTGCCTATGTCGATGACTTCGATCACGTCGTTCTGGAAGAGGGTGGGGATGTCTTCGCCAGGGCCCATGTGCGCCGACGGGAGATCTACGACTCCCTCAGGCAGATCCGTTACTGGCTCAGCCGGCTGCCGGACGGCGCGGCGCGGGCGGAGATGGCCCCGCTGGCAGCGGACAGTCTGGCCGTATCGCTGACGGAGGGGTGGCGCGGCGAAATCGTGCATGTGGCCCTGACCGATGCCGCCGGCCGGTTTTCGCGCTACAAGGTCGTGGATCCCTCCTTCCGCAACTGGAACGGCCTGGCCATGGCCCTGCGCGAGGAGCAGATATCCGACTTTCCCTTGTGCAACAAGAGTTTCAATCTTTCCTACTGCGGCTTCGATCTGTAA
- a CDS encoding hydrogenase — MIELSNLCLLLVILINFFTLGSARLVACIRVVALQGALIALLPCLAHGISWHTLMLTATAFILKGVFIPWLLLRAIREVRIRREVEALIGFVPTLIIGAMLTAGAFIFADFLPLLPEHQGGLYVPTSLATLFAGFMLLMTRRKAITQVLGYLMLENGIFIFSILLSEAMPLVVEAGVLLDLLVAVFVMGIVINQINREFSTVDTTRLSVLKE, encoded by the coding sequence ATGATTGAATTGAGCAACCTCTGCCTGCTGCTGGTGATTCTCATCAACTTCTTCACCCTGGGCAGCGCGCGTCTGGTGGCCTGCATCCGGGTTGTGGCCCTGCAAGGCGCCCTCATTGCGCTGCTGCCGTGCCTGGCCCACGGTATTTCCTGGCATACCCTGATGCTGACGGCCACCGCTTTTATCCTCAAGGGGGTGTTCATTCCCTGGCTCCTGCTGCGGGCCATCCGTGAGGTACGCATTCGTCGCGAGGTCGAGGCACTTATCGGTTTCGTCCCCACCCTGATCATCGGGGCGATGCTCACGGCCGGGGCCTTCATCTTCGCTGATTTTCTGCCGCTGCTGCCGGAACATCAGGGCGGACTCTACGTCCCCACCTCCCTGGCCACCCTCTTTGCCGGGTTTATGCTGCTGATGACGCGGCGCAAGGCCATCACCCAGGTGCTCGGCTATCTGATGCTGGAAAACGGTATCTTCATTTTCAGCATCCTGCTCAGCGAGGCGATGCCCCTGGTCGTGGAAGCGGGGGTGCTGCTCGATCTGCTCGTCGCTGTTTTTGTTATGGGGATTGTGATCAACCAGATCAACCGGGAGTTCTCCACCGTGGACACCACCCGACTGTCCGTTTTGAAGGAATAA
- a CDS encoding proton-conducting transporter membrane subunit, which produces MTMGLFLTGILLLLFSGFPGLMARRQALWGERLSCLLTLLGTTCGLAAAIMALLAPATNRLRLPWGVPGAEFVLQLDALSALFLLPLFLVVSAGAVYGLGYWPQRRHGASAKKLRIFYGLIAGALMLVLTAQNSLLFLFAWEAMALAGFFLITTEDDKADSRRAGLIYLAATHTGTLALFALFALLASVVGSFAFPAAASIASAGTGTAIFLLGLFGFGLKAGIMPLHIWLPGAHAAAPSHASALLSGVMIKTGIYGLVRLTSFYADIPVSWGMGLLVLGAISGVLGVALALAQHDIKRLLAYHSVENIGIIVIGLAVALLGRTFEQPTMVLLGISGALLHTVNHGLFKSLLFLAAGSVIQATGTREMDHMGGLFRRLPWTAVCFLGGAVAICGLPPLNGFVSEWLIYLGAFDSLQGTGPVSPWAVLAAPVLALIGALAVACFVKVFGVVFLGEPRCPAAATAKPAVWSMRLPMLALLTACIWIGLLPWTLAPLLQRAATVWSAQVAGLELEAPLAPLSRLSLVAALLLVVMAGLWLWLQRRGHAGAPRVATWGCGYQFPAPRMQYSASSFADLLVGLFRGGLWTSRHEQPPKGLFPAETAFSSHTPDAVLDRFLLPLSQGLAWLFTLLRRFLQNGRPAFYLLYIALTLLTLLMVIACG; this is translated from the coding sequence ATGACCATGGGATTATTCCTGACCGGGATCCTGCTGCTGCTCTTTTCCGGTTTTCCCGGCCTGATGGCCCGGCGCCAGGCCCTTTGGGGAGAGCGCTTGAGCTGCCTGCTGACCCTGCTGGGAACGACCTGCGGTCTGGCCGCCGCAATCATGGCCCTGCTGGCCCCGGCCACGAATCGCCTGCGGCTGCCCTGGGGGGTGCCCGGTGCCGAATTCGTGCTGCAGCTCGATGCCCTTTCCGCCCTGTTTCTCCTGCCGCTCTTTCTGGTGGTCAGTGCCGGCGCGGTCTATGGGCTCGGCTACTGGCCCCAGCGACGGCATGGGGCCAGCGCCAAAAAGTTACGCATTTTCTATGGCCTGATCGCCGGCGCTCTCATGCTGGTGCTGACGGCGCAAAACAGCTTGCTGTTCCTCTTCGCCTGGGAAGCCATGGCCCTGGCCGGTTTCTTTCTAATTACCACCGAAGATGACAAGGCGGACAGCCGGCGGGCCGGTCTGATCTATCTGGCGGCGACCCACACGGGCACCCTGGCCCTCTTTGCCCTCTTCGCCCTGCTGGCGTCCGTGGTCGGCTCCTTCGCCTTTCCCGCGGCGGCCTCCATCGCCTCTGCCGGTACCGGCACGGCCATCTTTCTGCTCGGTCTCTTCGGTTTTGGTCTCAAGGCCGGCATCATGCCTCTGCATATCTGGCTGCCGGGCGCTCATGCCGCAGCCCCCAGCCATGCTTCGGCGCTACTCTCCGGGGTCATGATCAAGACCGGCATTTACGGCCTGGTGCGTCTGACCTCCTTTTATGCCGATATTCCGGTGAGCTGGGGGATGGGCCTGCTAGTGCTCGGAGCCATATCGGGCGTGCTGGGCGTGGCCCTGGCCCTGGCCCAGCACGATATCAAGCGGCTTCTCGCCTACCATAGTGTTGAGAATATCGGCATCATTGTCATCGGCCTGGCGGTAGCTCTGCTCGGGCGCACTTTTGAGCAGCCGACCATGGTCCTGCTGGGGATTTCGGGTGCGCTGCTGCACACGGTCAATCATGGCCTGTTTAAGTCGCTCCTGTTCCTGGCGGCGGGGTCGGTCATCCAGGCCACAGGGACCCGCGAGATGGATCACATGGGAGGGCTGTTCCGGCGTCTGCCCTGGACGGCCGTCTGCTTTTTGGGCGGTGCCGTCGCCATCTGCGGGCTGCCTCCCCTCAACGGTTTTGTCAGTGAGTGGCTGATTTACCTGGGCGCTTTCGATTCGCTGCAGGGGACCGGCCCCGTCAGCCCATGGGCCGTGCTGGCTGCCCCGGTCCTTGCTCTCATCGGCGCTCTGGCGGTGGCCTGCTTTGTCAAAGTCTTCGGCGTGGTCTTTTTGGGAGAACCCCGCTGCCCCGCGGCGGCTACGGCCAAGCCGGCGGTCTGGTCCATGCGCCTGCCCATGCTCGCTCTGCTGACGGCCTGCATCTGGATCGGCCTGCTCCCCTGGACCCTGGCCCCCTTGCTGCAGCGGGCCGCGACGGTCTGGTCGGCGCAGGTCGCCGGTCTCGAACTGGAGGCGCCGCTGGCGCCGCTCTCCCGTCTCAGCCTGGTGGCTGCTTTGTTGCTGGTGGTGATGGCCGGGTTGTGGCTCTGGCTGCAACGACGCGGCCATGCCGGGGCCCCGCGGGTGGCTACCTGGGGGTGCGGTTACCAATTCCCGGCCCCTCGCATGCAGTACAGCGCCTCTTCCTTTGCTGACCTGCTGGTTGGACTCTTCCGGGGTGGGCTGTGGACAAGTCGCCATGAACAGCCACCCAAGGGGCTTTTTCCGGCAGAGACGGCCTTTTCCAGCCACACGCCGGACGCTGTGCTCGACCGTTTCCTGTTGCCGCTCAGTCAGGGATTGGCCTGGCTTTTCACCCTGCTGCGGCGTTTTCTGCAGAACGGCAGACCCGCTTTTTATCTGCTCTATATCGCTTTGACCCTGCTGACCCTGCTTATGGTAATCGCCTGCGGTTGA